CATCGGCTGATTTCGCCGTCATAAAACGCCGCCGATTGCGTGAGCATCGTGCCGAGTTCGCCCGAACGTTCGCCGACGCGCAACATGCGCAGCGAAATCGGCGTGGTGAGATCTTCGGCATGAAACGACGCGGACAGCGGCGCGCCCGCCTGAACGGCGGCGCGCGCACGCACGAGACCATCGCGCAACGCGGGCGAGATCGTGCCGCCCGCTGTTTCCATTGCAGCGACAATCGGAATGCCGCCTTCGAGCAACATGCCGAGCGTCAGATAAAGCCGCGACAGTTGATAGATACGCAGATGCGGCCCGAGAAGCGGAATCCGGCCGAGCAAACCGACGAGCCCGAGCCGCGCAATCACCGAGCGCACAGCCGCGCCGCCCGCCAATGCAACAGCGACGGCCGCCGCAAACAGCGGCAGTCCATGCGCCGACGCGAACTTGCCCCAGTCGAGCAGCACCTGCGACATCCACGGCAAGCTGCGGCCCGTTCCTTCGTAGATGGTCGCGAAACGCGGCACCACATACGCGATCAGAAACGTCGCCACGCCGCCGCCCACGACGAGCAGGATGCTCGGATAGATCGCCGAACTGACGAGCTTGTTGCGCACCGTGTCGATGCGCGCCTGATAATCGACGTAACGTTGCAACGAGCGCGGCAAATCGCTCGTCCCTTCCGCTGCGCGCACGATGCCGACATAAAGCGGCGGAAACACATCGGGCTGCATCGCGAGAAGACTCGAAAAGCGCTTGCCCTCGCGCAGCCCCGCGAGCAGCCGTTCGAGGATGCCGCGCAGTCGCGCATTACCTTCGCGCTCCACTAAAGCCTCAAGCCCTTCGACGATCGACAGCCCCGCCGTCAGCAGCGCCAGCAGTTCCTGGCTGAACAGCACGAGCGAGATGCCGCCGCGCGCCGCCTTCGACGAACGCAACGTGCGCTGCGCGCGAACCTGCGTTGCGTGCAGGCCGCGCGCTTCGACCTGGCGTCGCGCGTCACTCTCGTCCTGCGCATCGACGACGAGCGCGACGATCTGGTTGTCGGGCGACAGCGCCCTCACTTCGTACGGCATCTTGCTACTGGCTCTCGATGTTGGCTCGCGTGTGCGGCGTCATTCGCTGCTGATGTCGGCGTCTTCGCCCGTGCCGC
This genomic interval from Paraburkholderia sabiae contains the following:
- a CDS encoding type II secretion system F family protein, which codes for MPYEVRALSPDNQIVALVVDAQDESDARRQVEARGLHATQVRAQRTLRSSKAARGGISLVLFSQELLALLTAGLSIVEGLEALVEREGNARLRGILERLLAGLREGKRFSSLLAMQPDVFPPLYVGIVRAAEGTSDLPRSLQRYVDYQARIDTVRNKLVSSAIYPSILLVVGGGVATFLIAYVVPRFATIYEGTGRSLPWMSQVLLDWGKFASAHGLPLFAAAVAVALAGGAAVRSVIARLGLVGLLGRIPLLGPHLRIYQLSRLYLTLGMLLEGGIPIVAAMETAGGTISPALRDGLVRARAAVQAGAPLSASFHAEDLTTPISLRMLRVGERSGELGTMLTQSAAFYDGEISRWIDRFTRMFEPLLMSAIGIVVGTIVVLLYMPIFDLAEGLS